A window of Zingiber officinale cultivar Zhangliang chromosome 5A, Zo_v1.1, whole genome shotgun sequence contains these coding sequences:
- the LOC121979853 gene encoding uncharacterized protein Rv2082-like, which translates to MPAAAYPTPPPAAPTAYPTPPSPVPATTYPTPAPAIPVIPYPVLPPTVPPAAPTYIDPTVPPAVSAPAYAAPGVPSPAHPAIPPIVSAPMVPPVPTTILSHPTDMIAAQARIPALAESMKSRFTLFRRETDPSVAQSWIETMERAFFYITCFEWEKVELTAFHLRDEADIWWDTQRSIIELVAEDRYRMLQFVQGLDGHIQVKIAGFGNSSYIEALDRALMIESTQQRANMDKDRKQTDRISGQT; encoded by the exons ATGCCTGCAGCTGCGTACCCGACACCTCCTCCAGCCGCACCTACGGCGTACCCGACACCACCGTCACCGGTGCCTGCTACTACATACCCGACACCCGCACCAGCAATACCAGTTATTCCTTATCCGGTACtaccacctaccgtacctccagccgcTCCTACCTATATtgaccctacagtgccaccagcGGTATCTGCCCCGGCTTATGCAGCACCAGGGGTACCTTCCCCGGCCCATCCAGCGATACCACCCATAGTATCAGCTCCAATGGTTCCACCAGTTCCTACAACAATCCTTTCTCACCCTACTGATATGATTGCGGCACAAGCTCGAATCCCAGCTTTGGCGGAGTCGATGAAAAGTCGATTCACGCTATTCCGCAGGGAAACTGACCCGAGCGTGGCTCAGTCTTGGATAGAGACAATGGAACGGGCTTTCTTCTATATAACTTGCTTCGAGTGGGAGAAGGTCGAGCTGACTGCTTTCCATTTACGTGACGAGGCTGATatctggtgggacacgcagcGCTCGATCATAG agttagttgctgaggacaggtaCCGTATGctccagtttgtccagggactggatggacatatTCAAGTAAAGATTGCAGGTTTTGGTAATTCATCTTACATAGAGGCATTGGATAGAGCCCTTATGATTGAGTCGACTCAGCAGAGAGCGAATATGGACAAAGACAGGAAGCAGACAGATCGGATTTCAGGACAGACCTAG